Proteins encoded by one window of Salvia splendens isolate huo1 chromosome 7, SspV2, whole genome shotgun sequence:
- the LOC121811614 gene encoding clathrin coat assembly protein AP180-like, whose product MPTKLKKAIAVVKDQTSISLAKVSSKDSANLEVAVLKATSHDEDVPVDDKYAYEVLRLVSSNKIHAAACARAISKRIGRTRNWVVALKSLMLVLRIFQDGDPYFPREVLHAMKRGAKILNLSSFRDDTSSSPWDYTSFVRTFALYLDERLECFLTGKLQRRQALEGAAEASSVFQRNRSKIICATEPVRDMKPAMLLDKMSYWQRLLDRALATRPTGCAKENRLVHVALYAVLKESFDLYKDISEGLSLILDSFFHLQYQNCVLAFQTCIKAVKQFEEVSSFFSLCQSLGIGRVSEYPIIQAISDELIESLQEFLKDKSSFTNKPIIGNQMAAPAPPAPAPLRTRSAHGQSFGAQSDFSVTTDGFSDEGSEAGSHAASASLDDLIRGAGTWKSRGISIDLEAYSSFKPDDSFGVSDTGSSRSLPVTSSGIDMMSVDDWSTEDEDEDEDQNQNKGRRRREKLGTLLSKNWETVLAESAQATTAGMTPTPMPLIDINSNTFCAYSENSPLAAGGEQDFVLFEVARSEPQTPASQHYNPFLEDMAEMAGAAATPTFSAENPNVGLIEDDHFDSWADFPGDQDDGGGEDQQELWLQNQNKILEKNCS is encoded by the coding sequence ATGCCAACCAAGCTCAAGAAGGCCATTGCTGTCGTGAAAGACCAAACCAGCATCAGCCTCGCCAAGGTCTCAAGCAAGGACTCCGCCAACCTCGAGGTCGCGGTGCTCAAGGCCACCAGCCACGACGAGGATGTCCCCGTCGACGACAAATACGCCTATGAGGTCCTCCGGCTCGTGTCCTCCAACAAGATCCACGCGGCGGCCTGCGCGCGTGCCATCAGCAAGCGCATAGGCCGCACGCGCAACTGGGTCGTCGCCCTGAAATCCCTGATGCTTGTCCTCAGGATCTTCCAGGACGGCGACCCTTACTTCCCGCGCGAGGTCCTCCATGCGATGAAGCGCGGCGCCAAGATCCTCAACCTCTCGAGCTTCCGCGACGACACCAGCTCGAGCCCGTGGGACTACACCTCCTTCGTCCGCACCTTCGCCCTCTACCTCGACGAGCGCCTCGAGTGCTTCCTCACGGGGAAGCTCCAGCGCCGCCAGGCGCTGGAGGGGGCCGCTGAGGCCTCCTCGGTCTTCCAGCGGAACCGGAGCAAGATCATCTGCGCGACCGAGCCGGTCCGGGACATGAAGCCTGCGATGCTCCTCGACAAGATGTCATATTGGCAGCGACTTCTCGATCGAGCCCTGGCTACGCGGCCGACCGGGTGCGCTAAAGAGAACCGGCTCGTCCACGTGGCGCTCTACGCCGTGCTTAAGGAAAGTTTCGATCTTTACAAAGATATATCCGAAGGGCTTTCCCTCATCCTTGATAGCTTCTTCCATTTGCAATACCAAAATTGTGTGTTAGCATTCCAAACATGTATCAAAGCTGTGAAGCAATTTGAAGAAGTCTcttctttcttcagcctttgcCAAAGCTTAGGCATCGGAAGAGTCTCCGAGTATCCGATCATACAAGCGATCTCTGACGAATTGATCGAATCTCTTCAAGAATTCTTGAAAGATAAATCCTCGTTCACCAACAAGCCGATTATCGGTAACCAGATGGCCGCCCCAGCGCCTCCGGCACCCGCTCCGTTGCGGACGAGGTCGGCCCATGGCCAGAGCTTCGGCGCGCAGTCGGACTTCTCGGTAACGACGGACGGCTTCTCGGACGAGGGCTCCGAGGCCGGGTCGCACGCAGCGAGCGCCTCACTGGATGACCTAATCCGGGGGGCCGGGACGTGGAAGAGCCGAGGAATCTCGATTGATCTAGAGGCTTATTCGTCGTTCAAGCCAGACGATTCGTTTGGGGTGAGCGACACTGGCTCTAGCCGATCGCTGCCGGTGACGAGCTCCGGCATCGATATGATGTCGGTCGACGACTGGTCGACGGAGGACGAGGATGAAGACGAGGACCAGAACCAGAATAAGGGCCGCCGTCGGAGGGAGAAATTGGGGACATTGCTATCGAAGAACTGGGAAACTGTGCTAGCTGAATCAGCACAAGCAACAACGGCGGGGATGACGCCGACGCCGATGCCTCTTATCGACATTAACTCAAACACCTTCTGTGCATATTCTGAAAACTCGCCGTTGGCGGCGGGAGGCGAGCAGGATTTCGTCCTATTTGAGGTGGCGCGGTCGGAACCGCAAACGCCGGCGAGTCAGCACTACAATCCGTTTCTAGAGGACATGGCGGAAATGGCGGGAGCGGCGGCGACTCCGACGTTTTCTGCGGAGAATCCAAATGTGGGTTTGATTGAAGATGATCATTTTGATTCTTGGGCTGATTTTCCCGGAGATCAAGATGACGGCGGCGGCGAGGATCAGCAAGAGTTGTGGCtgcaaaatcagaacaagattTTAGAGAAGAATTGTTCTTAG